One genomic segment of Ricinus communis isolate WT05 ecotype wild-type chromosome 5, ASM1957865v1, whole genome shotgun sequence includes these proteins:
- the LOC8280045 gene encoding uncharacterized protein LOC8280045 isoform X2: protein MEGVKEQELVEDKAASMPSSQEEEEVIKKKYGGIVPKKPPLISKDHERAYFDSADWALGKQGVEKPKGPLEALRPKLQPTQQQTRYRKSPYAPSDGEDAGSAPAEDATANE, encoded by the exons ATGGAAGGTGTGAAAGAGCAAGAACTTGTTGAAGATAAAGCTGCTTCAATGCCATCATCTCAAGAAGag GAAGaagttataaaaaagaaatatggagGAATTGTGCCTAAGAAACCTCCTCTTATTTCTAAG GATCATGAAAGGGCATACTTTGATTCTGCTGATTGGGCACTTGGAAAG CAAGGTGTTGAGAAACCTAAAGGACCACTTGAAGCCCTTCGGCCCAAATTACAG CCTACACAACAACAGACGCGGTACCGAAAATCGCCTTATGCCCCATCAGATGGTGAAG ATGCAGGGAGTGCTCCGGCTGAGGATGCAACTGCAAATGAATGA
- the LOC8280045 gene encoding uncharacterized protein LOC8280045 isoform X1 translates to MSGMEGVKEQELVEDKAASMPSSQEEEEVIKKKYGGIVPKKPPLISKDHERAYFDSADWALGKQGVEKPKGPLEALRPKLQPTQQQTRYRKSPYAPSDGEDAGSAPAEDATANE, encoded by the exons ATGTCAGGCATGGAAGGTGTGAAAGAGCAAGAACTTGTTGAAGATAAAGCTGCTTCAATGCCATCATCTCAAGAAGag GAAGaagttataaaaaagaaatatggagGAATTGTGCCTAAGAAACCTCCTCTTATTTCTAAG GATCATGAAAGGGCATACTTTGATTCTGCTGATTGGGCACTTGGAAAG CAAGGTGTTGAGAAACCTAAAGGACCACTTGAAGCCCTTCGGCCCAAATTACAG CCTACACAACAACAGACGCGGTACCGAAAATCGCCTTATGCCCCATCAGATGGTGAAG ATGCAGGGAGTGCTCCGGCTGAGGATGCAACTGCAAATGAATGA
- the LOC8268634 gene encoding uncharacterized protein LOC8268634, with translation MGDHFVLLVDRLLTESTLEAAIESKNHWQQAIPPASQDNTTDCSTHRMDVDFRSSPEKLVECRICHDEDEDTNMEVPCSCCGSLKYAHRKCVQRWCNEKGDTLCEICHQQFKPGYTAPPPLFHYGGIPMNFRGNWEVSRRDLHNPGLIAMVTADREFVDSDFDDYLAPSPRSLICCRIIVIIFMILLVLRHTLPIILSGAGDYSMTLFMLLILRTIGILLPIYVMVKAFTAIQRRRQQQDPHLVLTSSDEENELPQLRPQSRFIHIR, from the exons ATGGGGGATCATTTTGTGTTGCTGGTAGATCGGTTGCTAACTGAATCCACCCTTGAAGCTGCTATAGAGAGCAAAAATCACTGGCAGCAAGCTATTCCCCCTGCTAGCCAAGATAACACCACTGACTGTTCAACCCATAGGATGGATGTAGATTTTAGATCATCTCCAGAAAAACTGGTAGAGTGTAGGATTTGCCATGATGAGGATGAAGACACAAATATGGAGGTGCCATGCTCTTGCTGTGGCAGCTTAAAG TATGCTCATCGGAAATGTGTTCAGAGGTGGTGCAATGAGAAGGGTGATACCCTCTGTGAGATCTGTCACCAG CAATTTAAACCTGGTTATACAGCACCTCCTCCCCTGTTTCATTATGGTGGCATTCCCATGAATTTCAG GGGAAATTGGGAGGTATCAAGAAGGGACCTACATAATCCTGGATTGATAGCAATGGTTACAGCAGACCGTGAGTTTGTGGACTCTGACTTTGATGACTACTTGGCTCCCTCTCCTAGAAGCCTGATATGCTGCCGTATCATTGTTATTATT TTTATGATCCTTTTGGTTTTACGCCACACACTTCCCATAATTCTCAGCGGAGCTGGAGATTACTCAATGACATTGTTCATG TTACTAATACTGAGGACCATCGGAATCCTTTTGCCAATTTATGTCATGGTTAAAGCATTCACTGCTATTCAGCGTCGTCGTCAACAGCAG GATCCTCATTTGGTGCTCACTTCATCGGATGAAGAAAATGAGCTGCCACAGCTGCGACCCCAGTCACGATTTATTCACATTCGGTAA